Proteins encoded in a region of the Rutidosis leptorrhynchoides isolate AG116_Rl617_1_P2 chromosome 9, CSIRO_AGI_Rlap_v1, whole genome shotgun sequence genome:
- the LOC139867470 gene encoding putative F-box/LRR-repeat protein At4g15060 isoform X2, which yields MPDEVLVTILSLLPIKEAASTSILSTRWRLLWRGLIKLNFFGNQSFSYQVNMNTECDKFINQVNSVIQNYNHPMIEDFRIRYCLSNRHKSLIYQWLQFAVNKKVEFLELDLSRYVSLGFSVYVYDYPLRLFEMELVSLKKLILKKVKVSEAILLNLLSNSPNLETLSICDPQDLKHIRVGGRALKLKHFEISEGGYSVKSIYLSEFDLESFTYVGGEMDLRFSDLPKLNKVDLGQVQWWVGDNEFEMLYPLASSLQSLSIDVYRNEVPPNPRDYDELPNVKQLRMMFRGNKHDCLLHLAYMVNAFPSLESFTLEIDWTAAVVRRKARDYTNINENLKFVEIVGYKEKCAKKEDARSSAKCLESILPQGVELVIL from the exons ATGCCGGATGAAGTTCTTGTTACGATACTATCTCTTTTGCCTATTAAGGAAGCGGCGAGCACCAGCATTCTCTCAACAAGATGGAGGCTCTTGTGGCGTGGTTTAATCAAATTGAACTTTTTTGGCAATCAAAGTTTTAGTTACCAGGTTAACATGAATACAGAGTGTGATAAGTTCATCAATCAGGTGAACAGTGTCATCCAAAACTACAATCACCCAATGATTGAAGATTTCCGGATTCGTTACTGTTTGAGTAATCGACATAAAAGTTTAATCTATCAATGGCTCCAGTTTGCGGTTAATAAGAAAGTTGAGTTTCTTGAACTGGATTTGTCACGTTATGTTTCTTTAGGTTTTAgtgtttatgtttatgattatcCTTTAAGATTATTTGAGATGGAGCTAGTGTCTCTTAAAAAACTTATCTTGAAGAAGGTTAAAGTGAGTGAAGCAATTCTTCTAAACCTTTTATCTAATTCTCCAAATCTTGAGACATTATCAATTTGTGATCCACAAGACCTTAAACATATACGTGTAGGTGGGCGAGCTCTTAAATTAAAACACTTTGAAATATCGGAAGGTGGATATTCTGTTAAATCCATTTATTTATCCGAGTTTGACCTTGAATCGTTCACTTACGTTGGTGGAGAGATGGACTTGCGTTTTTCGGATCTTCCAAAACTTAATAAGGTTGATTTGGGTCAAGTACAATGGTGGGTAGGTGATAATGAATTTGAAATGCTATACCCTCTTGCCTCATCCCTTCAGTCTCTTTCCATTGATGTTTACCGTAACGAG GTACCTCCAAATCCTAGGGATTATGATGAGCTACCAAATGTGAAGCAATTAAGAATGATGTTTCGTGGTAACAAACATGATTGTCTTTTACATTTGGCTTACATGGTTAATGCATTTCCGAGCCTGGAGAGTTTTACACTTGAg ATAGATTGGACTGCAGCGGTTGTAAGGAGAAAAGCAAGGGACTATACTAATATCAATGAAAACCTCAAGTTTGTTGAAATCGTGGGTTATAAAG AAAAATGTGCCAAGAAGGAAGATGCTCGATCTTCTGCTAAGTGCCTGGAATCAATACTGCCTCAAGGTGTGGAATTGGTCATACTCTAA
- the LOC139867470 gene encoding putative F-box/LRR-repeat protein At4g15060 isoform X1 produces the protein MPDEVLVTILSLLPIKEAASTSILSTRWRLLWRGLIKLNFFGNQSFSYQVNMNTECDKFINQVNSVIQNYNHPMIEDFRIRYCLSNRHKSLIYQWLQFAVNKKVEFLELDLSRYVSLGFSVYVYDYPLRLFEMELVSLKKLILKKVKVSEAILLNLLSNSPNLETLSICDPQDLKHIRVGGRALKLKHFEISEGGYSVKSIYLSEFDLESFTYVGGEMDLRFSDLPKLNKVDLGQVQWWVGDNEFEMLYPLASSLQSLSIDVYRNEVPPNPRDYDELPNVKQLRMMFRGNKHDCLLHLAYMVNAFPSLESFTLEIDWTAAVVRRKARDYTNINENLKFVEIVGYKGRKCDFELAEYIIDTADALKKFVIRISEKCAKKEDARSSAKCLESILPQGVELVIL, from the exons ATGCCGGATGAAGTTCTTGTTACGATACTATCTCTTTTGCCTATTAAGGAAGCGGCGAGCACCAGCATTCTCTCAACAAGATGGAGGCTCTTGTGGCGTGGTTTAATCAAATTGAACTTTTTTGGCAATCAAAGTTTTAGTTACCAGGTTAACATGAATACAGAGTGTGATAAGTTCATCAATCAGGTGAACAGTGTCATCCAAAACTACAATCACCCAATGATTGAAGATTTCCGGATTCGTTACTGTTTGAGTAATCGACATAAAAGTTTAATCTATCAATGGCTCCAGTTTGCGGTTAATAAGAAAGTTGAGTTTCTTGAACTGGATTTGTCACGTTATGTTTCTTTAGGTTTTAgtgtttatgtttatgattatcCTTTAAGATTATTTGAGATGGAGCTAGTGTCTCTTAAAAAACTTATCTTGAAGAAGGTTAAAGTGAGTGAAGCAATTCTTCTAAACCTTTTATCTAATTCTCCAAATCTTGAGACATTATCAATTTGTGATCCACAAGACCTTAAACATATACGTGTAGGTGGGCGAGCTCTTAAATTAAAACACTTTGAAATATCGGAAGGTGGATATTCTGTTAAATCCATTTATTTATCCGAGTTTGACCTTGAATCGTTCACTTACGTTGGTGGAGAGATGGACTTGCGTTTTTCGGATCTTCCAAAACTTAATAAGGTTGATTTGGGTCAAGTACAATGGTGGGTAGGTGATAATGAATTTGAAATGCTATACCCTCTTGCCTCATCCCTTCAGTCTCTTTCCATTGATGTTTACCGTAACGAG GTACCTCCAAATCCTAGGGATTATGATGAGCTACCAAATGTGAAGCAATTAAGAATGATGTTTCGTGGTAACAAACATGATTGTCTTTTACATTTGGCTTACATGGTTAATGCATTTCCGAGCCTGGAGAGTTTTACACTTGAg ATAGATTGGACTGCAGCGGTTGTAAGGAGAAAAGCAAGGGACTATACTAATATCAATGAAAACCTCAAGTTTGTTGAAATCGTGGGTTATAAAGGTCGAAAATGTGACTTTGAACTTGCTGAATACATCATAGACACCGCTGATGCACTCAAAAAATTTGTGATTAGAATTTCAGAAAAATGTGCCAAGAAGGAAGATGCTCGATCTTCTGCTAAGTGCCTGGAATCAATACTGCCTCAAGGTGTGGAATTGGTCATACTCTAA